The following are encoded together in the Mesoterricola sediminis genome:
- a CDS encoding IS5 family transposase: protein MGTMRLDLALDMNHELVRLAAAIDWDAIAAEFRPMYCPNNGRPAVPTRLMAGLQLLKHTFNLSDELTVARWVENPYWQFFCGEEFFRHDLPVHPTQMTRWRQRIGEKGVEKLLQITIEAGKATRTITETSFDKVIVDTTVQPKNVQHPTDARLYRKVHAAMLRVAKDEGLVLRQSYRRMMDRAFRKHGGHSKARQFKRAKKVLKSLKTMAGRVMRDVERKMSDVAFDRNKRTMILAELILGQTRLTKGKIYSLHAPEVECIAKGKAHRPYEFGVKVSLAVTHKEGFVVGIQTCPDNPYDGHTLEGQLDQVERLTGKVPAHTFVDRGYKGHGVPEERSRVLISGTRKLGYTLKRHLRRRSAVEPEIGHMKADGLLGRNFLKGMAGDAINAILCGAGHNMRKILARLRALLYLLTSNAWEALQSLCRHLEVLRFHQEASGAI, encoded by the coding sequence ATGGGAACCATGCGCCTGGACCTGGCCCTGGACATGAACCACGAGCTGGTCCGCCTTGCCGCGGCCATCGATTGGGATGCAATCGCCGCTGAATTCCGGCCCATGTACTGCCCCAACAACGGCAGACCGGCGGTCCCCACCCGGCTCATGGCCGGCCTCCAACTCCTCAAGCACACCTTCAACCTCTCCGACGAGCTGACCGTTGCCCGCTGGGTTGAGAACCCCTACTGGCAGTTCTTCTGCGGCGAGGAGTTCTTCCGCCATGACTTGCCCGTTCATCCGACCCAGATGACCCGCTGGCGGCAGCGGATCGGCGAGAAGGGCGTGGAGAAGCTGCTCCAGATCACGATCGAGGCGGGCAAGGCCACCCGGACCATCACCGAGACGAGCTTCGACAAGGTCATCGTGGACACCACCGTCCAGCCGAAGAATGTGCAGCACCCCACCGACGCGCGCCTCTACCGCAAGGTTCATGCAGCCATGCTCCGCGTGGCCAAGGACGAAGGTCTGGTCCTGCGCCAGAGCTACCGCCGGATGATGGACCGGGCCTTCCGCAAGCACGGCGGCCATTCCAAGGCCAGGCAATTCAAGCGCGCCAAGAAGGTCCTGAAGAGCCTGAAGACCATGGCCGGCCGGGTGATGCGCGATGTCGAGCGGAAGATGTCCGATGTCGCCTTCGACCGCAACAAGCGGACCATGATTCTGGCGGAGCTCATTCTCGGTCAGACCCGGCTCACCAAGGGCAAGATCTACAGCCTGCATGCACCCGAGGTGGAGTGCATCGCCAAAGGGAAGGCCCACCGCCCCTACGAGTTCGGGGTGAAGGTCAGCCTTGCCGTCACGCACAAGGAAGGCTTCGTCGTCGGCATTCAGACCTGCCCGGACAACCCCTACGATGGCCACACCTTGGAAGGTCAACTCGACCAGGTCGAGCGGCTCACAGGCAAGGTTCCGGCCCACACCTTCGTTGACCGAGGATACAAGGGGCATGGAGTTCCCGAGGAACGAAGCCGGGTCCTGATCAGCGGCACCCGGAAGCTTGGCTACACCCTCAAACGCCACCTACGACGGCGATCCGCTGTGGAGCCGGAGATCGGGCACATGAAAGCGGATGGGTTGCTGGGACGGAACTTCCTCAAGGGCATGGCAGGGGACGCGATCAACGCGATCCTCTGCGGGGCCGGGCACAACATGCGGAAGATCCTGGCCCGACTCAGGGCCCTTTTGTACCTGCTCACCAGCAACGCCTGGGAGGCCCTACAATCCCTTTGCCGTCACCTGGAGGTGCTCCGGTTTCATCAGGAGGCCTCTGGGGCCATCTGA
- the mqo gene encoding malate dehydrogenase (quinone): MSGNQTQVEVAIVGGGIVSATLATLLAELQDDMRITVFERLGDVAEESSQAMNNAGTGHAANCELNYTPEKGDGSVDIAKALTINGAFEVSLQFWSHLVERGIIPAPSAFLNPCPHLSFVWGEANTRFLRTRHARLSAHPMFADMRLTEDRAQLAEWMPLVMEGRDDGEPLAATRVDRGTDLDFGALSHLMFAHLKTLPGFQLSTSSEVRDIRRDPDGRWRLFVEREGASSLEVTARFVFLGAGGGALPLLLKTGIEESLGYGGFPVSGQWLVCKNPDLVRRHATKVYGKATIGAPPMSVPHLDTRIIGDSRALLFGPYAGFTTKYLKEGSYLDLFASIRGHNVRPMLAAGWDNLDLTRYLIGQVLQSPEDRVRTLRTFVPTARMEDWDLEIAGQRVQIIKRDPEKGGKLEFGTELVAAADGSLAALLGASPGASTCAATMVGMILRCFPEQARSDAWMARIRQMVPSHGHDLSKDPDLLRTIRDRNDQVLGLG; the protein is encoded by the coding sequence GTGTCCGGCAATCAGACCCAGGTGGAAGTCGCCATCGTCGGCGGCGGCATCGTCAGCGCGACGCTGGCCACCCTGCTGGCGGAACTGCAGGACGACATGCGGATCACGGTCTTCGAGCGCCTCGGCGATGTCGCCGAGGAGAGCAGCCAGGCCATGAACAACGCCGGGACCGGGCACGCGGCCAACTGCGAACTCAACTACACCCCCGAGAAGGGCGACGGCAGCGTCGACATCGCCAAGGCGCTGACCATCAATGGCGCCTTCGAGGTCTCCCTCCAGTTCTGGAGCCACCTGGTGGAGCGGGGCATCATCCCCGCCCCCTCCGCCTTCCTCAACCCCTGCCCCCACCTCAGCTTCGTCTGGGGCGAGGCCAACACCCGCTTCCTGCGCACCCGCCATGCGCGCCTCTCGGCCCATCCCATGTTCGCGGACATGCGCCTCACCGAGGACCGGGCCCAGCTGGCCGAATGGATGCCCCTGGTGATGGAGGGGCGGGACGACGGGGAGCCCCTCGCCGCCACCCGCGTGGACCGCGGCACCGACCTGGACTTCGGGGCCCTCTCCCACCTCATGTTCGCCCACCTGAAGACCCTCCCCGGGTTCCAGCTGAGCACCTCCAGCGAGGTCCGCGACATCCGCCGCGACCCCGACGGCCGGTGGCGCCTCTTCGTGGAGCGCGAGGGCGCCTCCTCCCTGGAGGTCACGGCCCGCTTCGTGTTCCTGGGAGCCGGCGGCGGCGCCCTGCCCCTCCTCCTCAAGACCGGCATCGAGGAGAGCCTCGGCTACGGCGGCTTCCCCGTGAGCGGCCAATGGCTGGTCTGCAAGAACCCCGACCTGGTCCGGCGCCACGCCACCAAGGTCTACGGCAAGGCCACCATCGGCGCCCCGCCCATGTCCGTGCCCCACCTGGACACCCGGATCATCGGCGACTCCCGCGCCCTCCTCTTCGGGCCCTATGCCGGCTTCACGACCAAGTACCTGAAGGAGGGGTCGTACCTGGACCTCTTCGCGTCCATCCGCGGCCACAACGTCCGCCCCATGCTCGCCGCCGGCTGGGACAACCTGGACCTCACCCGCTACCTCATCGGCCAGGTCCTCCAGAGCCCGGAGGACCGCGTCCGCACCCTCCGCACCTTCGTCCCCACCGCGCGCATGGAGGACTGGGACCTGGAGATCGCCGGCCAGCGCGTCCAGATCATCAAGCGCGACCCCGAGAAGGGCGGCAAGCTCGAGTTCGGCACCGAACTCGTGGCCGCCGCGGACGGTTCCCTCGCGGCCCTCCTGGGCGCCTCCCCCGGCGCCTCCACCTGCGCCGCCACGATGGTCGGCATGATCCTCCGCTGCTTCCCCGAGCAGGCCAGGAGCGACGCATGGATGGCCCGCATCCGCCAGATGGTCCCCAGCCACGGCCACGACCTCAGCAAGGACCCCGACCTCCTCCGCACCATCCGCGACCGCAACGACCAGGTCCTCGGCCTGGGCTGA
- the istB gene encoding IS21-like element helper ATPase IstB yields MVDPRLERLERHLTRLKLVSTRERLDTLLDRGAQNEMSFLDFLDLVIREEIESKDQKRARMRIQMAKFPLDRRMEDYDFSLQPSLDRRLVTELETGRYVANATNVLLLGPPGVGKTHLAIALARKAIEQGYSARFIHAADLVHQLAAASDHGALDEALRVFARPHVLVVDELGYLPMERRSGHLFFHLVRKRYEKGSLMITSNQPVGSWGEMLGDEVVATAILDRLLHHSHIVTIKGESYRLKEKRRAGVVPAKEVAG; encoded by the coding sequence ATGGTAGATCCCCGGCTCGAACGTCTGGAGCGTCACCTGACCCGGCTGAAGCTGGTCAGCACCCGGGAGCGCCTGGACACCCTCCTGGACCGCGGGGCCCAGAACGAGATGAGTTTCCTGGACTTTCTCGACTTGGTGATCAGGGAGGAAATCGAAAGCAAGGACCAGAAGCGGGCCCGGATGCGGATCCAGATGGCCAAGTTCCCCTTGGACCGGCGCATGGAGGACTACGACTTCAGCCTGCAGCCCAGCCTGGACCGCCGCCTTGTGACGGAACTGGAGACGGGACGCTACGTCGCCAACGCAACGAATGTCCTGCTCCTGGGGCCGCCGGGCGTGGGAAAGACCCATCTGGCCATCGCCTTGGCTCGGAAGGCCATCGAGCAGGGATACAGCGCCAGGTTCATCCACGCCGCGGACCTGGTCCACCAACTGGCGGCGGCCTCGGACCACGGGGCGCTGGATGAGGCCCTGAGGGTATTCGCCCGCCCCCATGTCCTGGTCGTGGACGAGCTCGGCTACCTGCCCATGGAGCGACGGTCCGGGCATCTGTTCTTTCATCTGGTGCGGAAGCGCTACGAGAAGGGCAGCCTGATGATCACCAGCAACCAGCCCGTGGGCTCCTGGGGAGAGATGCTGGGGGACGAGGTGGTCGCGACGGCCATCCTGGACAGGCTCCTGCACCACAGCCATATCGTGACGATCAAGGGAGAGAGCTACCGCCTCAAGGAAAAGCGCCGGGCTGGCGTCGTGCCAGCCAAGGAAGTGGCCGGATGA
- a CDS encoding site-specific integrase, with product MATLMLENGADIRFIQGMLSHACLTTAQIYTQVSIRQLKAIHAVTHPGKLPESVKRRLEEDPEPTVEDLLAQLELEAEEDPED from the coding sequence ATGGCGACACTTATGCTGGAGAACGGGGCGGACATCCGGTTCATCCAGGGGATGCTGAGCCACGCCTGTCTGACGACGGCCCAGATCTACACCCAGGTGAGCATCCGCCAGTTGAAGGCCATCCACGCGGTCACCCACCCCGGGAAGCTGCCGGAGTCGGTGAAGCGGAGGCTGGAGGAGGACCCGGAGCCTACCGTCGAGGACCTGCTGGCGCAGTTGGAGCTCGAGGCCGAGGAGGATCCGGAGGACTGA
- a CDS encoding RHS repeat-associated core domain-containing protein yields MLSRWRPPRHQSADAEQTDPSGLIYMQARFYLPMWGRFASPDPARDQHFEQTQSWNIYSYVQNNPVSFLDPDGQKLVLSGNATAELDRAMAYLAKSQAGREIVNYINMIKNSDTINLDLKVDTRVYYTNSAGDEIQWNPQIGTAVIDNPNDRTSETGEVQSPALALAHEIIHKMEKDRVGEKGIDRSAAPPYDNKEERRAVEKENKIAKQLGEPSRKNSTGNDVKVKDSTSRNPVEPTVQKRLEEARRKGQR; encoded by the coding sequence ATTCTCTCCCGCTGGCGACCACCGAGGCATCAGAGCGCTGATGCCGAGCAGACCGATCCGTCGGGGCTCATCTATATGCAGGCGCGGTTCTATCTGCCCATGTGGGGAAGATTCGCGTCACCAGACCCAGCGAGGGACCAACACTTTGAGCAGACCCAATCCTGGAACATCTACAGTTACGTCCAAAACAACCCCGTCTCCTTCCTTGATCCGGATGGACAAAAACTTGTTCTATCGGGTAATGCCACTGCGGAACTTGATCGGGCAATGGCATATCTAGCTAAAAGCCAAGCTGGGCGGGAAATTGTTAATTACATTAACATGATTAAAAACTCCGATACCATTAACCTTGATTTGAAGGTCGATACGCGGGTTTATTATACAAATAGCGCAGGTGACGAAATTCAATGGAATCCGCAAATAGGCACTGCGGTGATTGATAACCCGAATGACAGGACGTCAGAAACCGGAGAGGTGCAATCCCCCGCCCTCGCCCTTGCGCATGAGATCATTCACAAAATGGAAAAGGACCGAGTAGGCGAGAAAGGAATAGATCGAAGCGCGGCCCCTCCTTACGACAACAAGGAGGAAAGACGGGCTGTTGAGAAAGAAAATAAAATTGCCAAACAGCTGGGGGAGCCATCAAGAAAGAATTCGACTGGAAATGATGTAAAAGTAAAGGATAGTACAAGCAGGAATCCTGTCGAACCCACAGTCCAAAAGAGGTTAGAGGAAGCCAGGCGAAAGGGGCAAAGATGA
- a CDS encoding IS110 family RNA-guided transposase, which produces MEVLHARCAGLDLGKELVVACRRVVGSSGATSEVRSFGASVRELMRLRDWLEEAGITHVVMEATGVYWKPVWHALEDSFELILANPKHVKQVPGRKSDVNDAQWLADLLAHGLIQASFVPPRATQELRDLTRTHKQLTREVARHALRIQKVLEDADIKLSGVLTDVLGASGKRILKAIVGGEQSPEILANLALRTARKKIPELQEALGGHIRSHHRFPIGIHLAQIEAIEGSIAQVEGRLEEHLKPQAEQVRLLCTIPGIGLIAARTILAEIGSDMTRFPTVGHLVSWAGFCPQMHESAGKRKSTRIRKGAPWLKEMLVQCAWPAIKVKDSYLRARFNRLKARRGSKKAIVAIAADMLRAAYFILKREVPYTDLGGDYYDRLDSNKARANLVRRLKALGYEVQLTPVA; this is translated from the coding sequence GTGGAAGTCCTGCATGCCCGCTGTGCCGGGCTGGATCTAGGCAAGGAACTGGTGGTGGCATGCCGCCGGGTGGTCGGTTCGTCGGGAGCCACCTCAGAGGTCCGGAGTTTTGGAGCGTCGGTCCGGGAACTGATGCGCCTCCGTGACTGGCTTGAGGAAGCTGGCATTACCCATGTCGTGATGGAGGCGACCGGCGTGTACTGGAAGCCCGTCTGGCACGCCCTCGAGGACTCTTTCGAGTTGATCCTTGCCAATCCCAAGCACGTCAAGCAGGTGCCGGGGAGGAAAAGCGATGTCAACGATGCCCAATGGCTGGCGGACCTCCTCGCCCACGGCTTGATCCAGGCAAGCTTCGTCCCACCCAGGGCCACCCAGGAGTTGCGAGACCTGACCCGAACCCACAAGCAACTGACCCGCGAGGTGGCCCGCCATGCGTTGCGCATCCAAAAGGTCCTCGAGGATGCCGACATCAAGCTCTCAGGGGTTCTCACGGATGTTCTCGGAGCCAGTGGCAAACGCATTCTCAAGGCCATCGTGGGCGGTGAGCAGTCCCCGGAGATCCTGGCAAACCTTGCCCTGAGGACGGCCCGAAAGAAAATACCGGAGCTTCAGGAGGCCCTGGGCGGCCACATCCGGTCCCACCATCGGTTCCCGATTGGCATCCACTTGGCTCAGATTGAGGCGATCGAGGGCTCCATTGCCCAGGTCGAGGGTCGCCTGGAGGAGCACCTCAAGCCTCAGGCTGAACAGGTGCGTCTTCTATGCACCATCCCTGGAATCGGCCTCATTGCCGCCCGGACCATCCTGGCGGAGATCGGATCAGACATGACGCGTTTCCCAACGGTAGGCCATCTGGTCTCCTGGGCAGGATTCTGCCCCCAGATGCACGAGAGCGCCGGCAAACGAAAAAGCACCCGCATCCGGAAAGGCGCACCGTGGCTCAAGGAAATGCTTGTCCAATGCGCCTGGCCAGCCATCAAGGTCAAGGATTCCTACCTACGCGCCCGGTTCAATCGCCTCAAGGCCAGACGGGGATCCAAGAAGGCGATCGTCGCCATCGCTGCGGACATGCTTCGGGCGGCCTACTTCATCCTCAAGCGGGAGGTCCCCTATACAGATCTCGGGGGGGACTACTACGATCGCTTGGATTCCAACAAGGCCAGGGCAAACCTCGTCCGACGGCTCAAAGCCCTGGGCTACGAGGTCCAGTTAACTCCAGTGGCTTGA
- the istA gene encoding IS21 family transposase, with translation MEFEPRDAGLHKPEARMLGDGAVAQIFALQNLGWSIRKIAREVGLSRNTVRDWLRGGPDRSYGNGSRAGLLDRYYFWIQNQFNAGVRNADVLRQELEAIGVSVSLRTVERALRPFRQSYERAEQATVRFETPPGKQMQVDFGEKWLQIGGVRQKRYVFVATLGYSRRCYIEISGSLRQRDWIMGIERAFQHFEGVPEILLTDNAKPLVDRRKGGIPVFHPEFDAFCRHWGTVPRACQPFRAKTKGKVERSVGYAKGNALGREGWESDEALDEHLVWWMLNVADTRIHGTIGERPIDRFPAEKAALRPIGNHPSYLLVRHLSRTVAADGRIDVDTNRYSVPPQFIGATLEVTVEADTIQVFCQDQVIAEHPVHPGRRQVIEDPGHAVSFTNGIARVGKPSEIRRPLSHYAAIVGGEAW, from the coding sequence ATGGAGTTCGAACCGCGGGACGCTGGTCTCCATAAGCCGGAGGCCAGAATGCTCGGAGACGGTGCAGTGGCCCAAATATTTGCTTTGCAGAACTTGGGCTGGTCGATCCGAAAGATCGCCCGGGAGGTCGGCCTCTCTCGGAATACGGTCCGGGACTGGCTTCGTGGAGGGCCGGACAGAAGCTATGGAAACGGCTCCCGGGCCGGCCTCCTGGACAGGTATTACTTCTGGATCCAGAACCAGTTCAACGCAGGGGTCCGGAATGCCGATGTCCTTCGCCAGGAACTGGAGGCCATCGGAGTCTCCGTGAGCCTGCGGACCGTCGAGAGGGCCCTCCGCCCCTTCCGGCAGAGCTACGAGAGGGCTGAGCAGGCCACGGTCCGGTTCGAGACCCCGCCAGGCAAGCAGATGCAGGTGGACTTCGGGGAGAAGTGGCTGCAGATCGGCGGAGTCCGGCAGAAGCGCTACGTGTTCGTGGCGACCCTCGGCTACAGCCGGCGGTGCTATATCGAGATCTCCGGGAGCCTCCGCCAGCGGGATTGGATCATGGGCATCGAACGGGCCTTCCAGCACTTCGAGGGCGTCCCGGAGATCCTCCTGACCGACAATGCCAAGCCCCTGGTGGACAGGCGCAAGGGAGGTATCCCCGTCTTCCATCCGGAATTCGACGCCTTCTGCCGTCACTGGGGGACGGTGCCCAGGGCCTGCCAGCCGTTCCGGGCGAAAACGAAAGGCAAGGTGGAACGGAGCGTCGGCTATGCCAAGGGGAATGCCCTTGGGCGCGAGGGCTGGGAATCCGATGAGGCCCTGGATGAGCATCTGGTCTGGTGGATGCTCAACGTGGCCGACACCCGAATCCACGGGACCATCGGCGAGAGGCCGATAGATCGATTTCCGGCGGAGAAGGCGGCCTTGCGCCCGATTGGGAACCATCCCAGCTACCTCCTGGTGCGCCACCTGTCCCGGACGGTGGCTGCGGATGGCCGGATCGATGTGGATACCAACCGCTACAGCGTCCCGCCCCAGTTCATCGGGGCCACCCTGGAGGTGACCGTCGAGGCCGACACCATCCAGGTGTTCTGCCAGGACCAGGTGATCGCGGAGCATCCGGTCCATCCAGGACGCCGCCAAGTCATCGAGGATCCTGGTCACGCCGTCAGCTTCACCAACGGCATCGCCCGGGTGGGCAAACCCAGCGAGATCCGGCGGCCACTCTCCCACTACGCCGCCATCGTGGGAGGTGAGGCATGGTAG
- a CDS encoding RHS repeat-associated core domain-containing protein, with product MPARWRPPRHQSADSEQTDPSGLIYIQARFYLPMYGRFASPDPARDQHFEETQSWNIYSYTQNQPTMRIDPDGQVWNYVIGAAIGAVADAGTQFVIGYMQTGNAMQAVKNINLTQVAISAVEGAATSGASAIKGTLERIAVKSAIAVVSSATKTAVDPNAAQYSVQQGVTDAVVSGVGGHLVEAGLNKVSQLTVGGQRP from the coding sequence ATTCCCGCCCGCTGGCGACCACCGAGGCATCAGAGCGCAGATTCCGAGCAGACCGATCCGTCGGGGCTCATCTATATCCAGGCGAGGTTCTATCTCCCGATGTATGGAAGATTCGCGAGCCCGGATCCGGCGAGGGATCAGCATTTCGAGGAAACGCAGAGCTGGAACATATACAGCTACACTCAAAATCAGCCAACAATGCGCATCGATCCAGATGGGCAGGTTTGGAACTATGTCATTGGTGCTGCAATAGGCGCGGTTGCAGATGCGGGAACCCAATTCGTAATTGGCTACATGCAAACGGGCAATGCGATGCAGGCAGTCAAGAACATTAACCTTACCCAGGTCGCAATCAGTGCGGTTGAGGGGGCAGCCACCTCGGGCGCATCAGCAATAAAGGGGACCCTTGAGCGCATTGCCGTCAAGTCGGCAATCGCAGTTGTATCGAGCGCAACGAAAACTGCGGTTGATCCCAATGCAGCCCAGTATTCAGTCCAACAAGGGGTAACGGATGCAGTAGTAAGTGGGGTAGGCGGGCATCTCGTTGAAGCTGGGTTGAATAAGGTTTCGCAGCTTACGGTAGGGGGGCAAAGGCCGTGA
- a CDS encoding S9 family peptidase: MVVRSCSLALVLCVSASAAGKRGFTIEDLYRLREPAHPVLSPDGTRLVFEVATQDLRKSTRATHLWMADLRTGSVRQITYAGGWNGSAAWSRDGRTLTFVSNREEGTQLWSMDASGGEPRRLTSFGPGVAAPELIRDGKAVVFQATVFPEALADEALNQELSERLEKGPVQAHLADSLMYRHWAEWRDWQYTHLFLQSLEGGKPEALTSGKVDYPDFRQAFAVSPDGQELCVTAKDVADPARATNDDLFLIRLDGDRKPVRLTGANAAYDGAPAYSPDGRYLAYTFQRIPGYESDRFRLGLYDRKTGAFRALTEGLDNWVEAFRWAPDGASIWFTLQEKGRNPLLKVDVATGRVTRMLEGWTVKDFVLAPDQKSVYFVASSIGRPAEVWRWTVGAKAPVAVTDLNGEAMRDVDVRPAEEMWVKGADGTPVQVWIVKPHGFDPARKYPLVLNVHGGPQMMWADTFRGDWQVYPGAGYVVAFPNPHGSTGFGQAYTAAISKDWNGKVMEDIDKVADALAGLPYVDASRMGAMGWSWGGYAMMWLEGHSKRFKALAAMMGVYDLPAMHGATEELWFPEWELGGTPASAREAYTRMNPAAAAGAFSTPCLVITGERDYRVPYTQSLAFFTDLQTRGVPSRLLVFKNDGHWPDKLKSMPAYYNAHLEWFHRWLGGDPAPWSTEALVRNRVFGAPRD; this comes from the coding sequence GTGGTCGTGCGATCCTGCAGCCTTGCCCTTGTCCTCTGTGTCTCCGCCTCCGCCGCCGGCAAGCGGGGCTTCACCATCGAGGATCTCTACCGCCTGCGGGAGCCCGCCCATCCGGTGCTTTCCCCGGACGGGACCCGCCTCGTCTTCGAGGTGGCCACCCAGGACCTCCGCAAATCGACCCGCGCCACCCACCTCTGGATGGCCGACCTGAGGACCGGTTCCGTCCGCCAGATCACCTACGCGGGCGGCTGGAACGGCAGCGCGGCCTGGTCCCGGGACGGGCGCACCCTCACCTTCGTCAGCAACCGAGAGGAGGGCACCCAGCTCTGGTCCATGGACGCCTCCGGCGGCGAGCCCCGCCGCCTCACGTCCTTCGGCCCCGGCGTCGCCGCTCCCGAACTCATCCGGGACGGCAAGGCCGTCGTCTTCCAGGCCACCGTGTTCCCCGAGGCCCTGGCCGACGAGGCCCTCAACCAGGAGCTGTCGGAGCGGCTGGAGAAGGGTCCCGTGCAGGCCCACCTCGCCGATTCCCTCATGTACCGCCACTGGGCCGAGTGGCGCGACTGGCAGTACACCCACCTCTTCCTCCAGTCCCTGGAGGGCGGCAAGCCCGAGGCCCTCACCTCCGGCAAGGTGGACTACCCCGACTTCCGCCAGGCCTTCGCCGTCTCCCCCGACGGCCAGGAGCTCTGCGTGACCGCCAAGGACGTGGCCGATCCCGCCCGCGCCACCAACGACGACCTGTTCCTCATCCGCCTGGACGGCGACCGCAAGCCCGTGCGCCTCACGGGGGCCAACGCCGCCTACGACGGCGCTCCCGCCTATTCGCCCGATGGCCGCTACCTCGCCTACACCTTCCAGCGGATCCCCGGCTACGAGTCCGATCGCTTCCGCCTGGGCCTGTACGATCGGAAGACCGGCGCCTTCCGCGCCCTGACCGAGGGCCTGGACAACTGGGTCGAGGCCTTCCGCTGGGCCCCCGACGGCGCCTCCATCTGGTTCACCCTCCAGGAGAAGGGCCGCAACCCCCTCCTGAAGGTGGACGTGGCCACGGGCCGCGTCACCCGCATGCTCGAAGGCTGGACGGTCAAGGACTTCGTCCTGGCCCCCGACCAGAAGTCCGTCTACTTCGTGGCCAGCAGCATCGGGCGGCCCGCGGAAGTGTGGCGCTGGACCGTGGGCGCCAAGGCCCCCGTCGCCGTCACCGACCTCAACGGCGAGGCCATGCGGGACGTGGACGTGCGGCCTGCCGAGGAGATGTGGGTCAAGGGCGCGGACGGGACCCCCGTCCAGGTGTGGATCGTCAAGCCCCACGGCTTCGACCCCGCCCGCAAGTATCCCCTCGTCCTGAACGTGCACGGCGGACCCCAGATGATGTGGGCCGACACCTTCCGGGGCGACTGGCAGGTCTACCCCGGCGCCGGCTACGTGGTCGCCTTCCCCAACCCCCACGGCTCCACGGGCTTCGGCCAGGCCTACACCGCGGCCATCAGCAAGGACTGGAACGGCAAGGTCATGGAGGACATCGACAAGGTGGCCGACGCCCTGGCGGGCCTGCCCTACGTCGACGCCTCCCGCATGGGCGCCATGGGCTGGTCCTGGGGCGGCTACGCCATGATGTGGCTCGAGGGGCACTCCAAGCGCTTCAAGGCCCTGGCCGCCATGATGGGCGTGTACGACCTGCCCGCCATGCACGGGGCCACCGAGGAGCTCTGGTTCCCCGAGTGGGAGCTGGGCGGCACGCCCGCCTCCGCCCGGGAGGCCTATACCCGCATGAACCCGGCCGCCGCCGCCGGCGCCTTCAGCACCCCCTGCCTCGTCATCACCGGCGAGCGCGACTACCGCGTGCCCTACACCCAGAGCCTGGCCTTCTTCACCGACCTCCAGACCCGGGGCGTCCCCAGCCGTCTTCTGGTTTTCAAGAACGACGGGCACTGGCCTGACAAACTCAAGTCCATGCCCGCCTACTACAACGCCCATCTGGAGTGGTTCCACCGCTGGCTGGGAGGCGACCCGGCCCCCTGGAGCACCGAGGCCCTCGTCCGCAACCGGGTGTTCGGCGCCCCCAGGGACTGA
- a CDS encoding RHS repeat-associated core domain-containing protein codes for MNLGKGFANYEQTDPSGLIYMQARFYLPMYGRFASPDPARDQHFEDTQSWNIYSYVRNNPVMLFDATGQFARIAINGNNMVVTIPVSYAGAVTADRIMAFTQGVERLSQKVGDINVTFRVDTAADAKGGTTNIVNFIDKEGVSAVEPRGGQMVANIFCGSEPSNESLSETSGHEGLHFAGALDAYKIVDGIIVPNSESGGKDRLGNTDNRGKNDVMFDPKKGRVSPTDLKQMVNSATQKLFKKENPNGLSVPENEIKRKNDEKK; via the coding sequence ATGAATCTTGGCAAAGGGTTCGCCAACTACGAGCAGACCGATCCGTCGGGGCTCATCTACATGCAGGCGCGGTTCTATCTCCCGATGTATGGAAGATTCGCGAGCCCGGATCCGGCGAGGGACCAGCACTTCGAAGATACTCAGAGTTGGAACATCTACAGTTACGTTCGGAACAATCCCGTAATGCTTTTTGATGCAACGGGTCAATTCGCACGAATTGCAATAAATGGCAATAATATGGTTGTAACCATCCCTGTTTCCTATGCTGGCGCCGTAACGGCTGATCGCATTATGGCCTTCACCCAGGGGGTCGAAAGGTTGAGCCAAAAAGTTGGTGATATAAATGTCACTTTCCGAGTCGACACAGCAGCTGATGCTAAGGGTGGAACTACTAACATTGTAAATTTTATCGACAAGGAAGGTGTTTCTGCTGTCGAACCACGGGGTGGACAAATGGTCGCCAACATATTCTGTGGCTCCGAACCTAGTAATGAATCTTTGTCGGAAACATCAGGGCATGAAGGTTTGCATTTCGCTGGTGCACTGGATGCATACAAAATTGTTGATGGAATTATTGTACCCAACAGTGAATCTGGCGGTAAAGACCGACTTGGGAACACAGACAACCGTGGCAAGAACGACGTCATGTTTGATCCTAAGAAGGGGAGGGTGAGCCCAACTGATCTCAAACAAATGGTCAATTCCGCTACCCAGAAGCTGTTCAAGAAAGAAAACCCAAACGGCCTTTCCGTTCCCGAAAATGAAATTAAAAGGAAGAACGATGAGAAGAAATAG